The Burkholderia lata genome contains a region encoding:
- a CDS encoding putative 2-aminoethylphosphonate ABC transporter substrate-binding protein, translated as MNEVPVNKRLNAWAAGAARFALVAAVALGAVQAAHAKTSLLVYTALEDEAMKPYKDAFEKANPDIEIRWVRDSTGSVTAKLLAEKNNPRADVVLGLAASSLTLLDLQGMLMPYTPKGFDQLTRKYSDANTPPHWVGMDVWGATICYNRVAAQAKGIPKPTSWEDLTKPVYKGAIVMPSPVSSGTGYLDVTAWLQTFGDDKGWKFMDALDKNVAQYVHSGSKPCTLAGTGEFPIGISFEFRGHELQSQGAPIDLVFPKEGLGWDMEGTAIMKTTKQPDAAKKLADFMASKDANQITARWWAIVAYPGVARKLAGIPDNYSDLLVKNDFVWSAKNRQSILDTWQKRYGAKAQQ; from the coding sequence ATGAACGAAGTGCCGGTAAACAAGCGTTTGAACGCATGGGCGGCGGGCGCGGCCCGCTTCGCGCTGGTCGCGGCGGTCGCGCTCGGCGCGGTGCAGGCGGCGCACGCGAAGACGTCGCTGCTCGTCTATACCGCGCTGGAAGACGAGGCGATGAAGCCCTACAAGGACGCGTTCGAGAAAGCGAACCCCGATATCGAGATCCGCTGGGTGCGCGACTCGACCGGCTCGGTCACCGCGAAGCTGCTCGCGGAGAAGAACAACCCGCGCGCGGACGTCGTGCTCGGCCTCGCCGCGTCGAGCCTGACGCTGCTCGACCTGCAGGGGATGCTGATGCCGTACACGCCGAAGGGCTTCGACCAGCTCACGCGCAAGTACAGCGACGCCAACACGCCGCCGCACTGGGTCGGCATGGACGTGTGGGGCGCGACGATCTGCTACAACCGCGTCGCCGCGCAGGCGAAGGGCATCCCGAAGCCGACGTCGTGGGAAGACCTGACGAAGCCCGTCTATAAAGGCGCGATCGTGATGCCGAGCCCGGTTTCCTCCGGCACCGGCTATCTCGACGTGACCGCGTGGCTGCAGACCTTCGGCGACGACAAAGGCTGGAAATTCATGGACGCGCTCGACAAGAACGTCGCGCAATACGTGCACTCGGGCTCGAAGCCCTGCACGCTCGCCGGCACCGGCGAATTCCCGATCGGCATCTCGTTCGAGTTCCGCGGCCACGAACTGCAGTCGCAGGGCGCGCCGATCGATCTCGTGTTCCCGAAGGAAGGGCTCGGCTGGGACATGGAAGGCACTGCGATCATGAAGACGACGAAGCAGCCCGACGCCGCGAAGAAACTGGCCGACTTCATGGCTAGCAAGGATGCGAACCAGATCACCGCGCGCTGGTGGGCAATCGTCGCGTATCCGGGCGTCGCACGGAAGCTGGCCGGCATCCCCGACAACTACTCGGACCTGCTCGTGAAGAACGACTTCGTGTGGTCGGCGAAGAACCGCCAGTCGATCCTCGACACGTGGCAGAAGCGCTACGGCGCGAAGGCACAGCAGTAA
- a CDS encoding putative 2-aminoethylphosphonate ABC transporter ATP-binding protein, giving the protein MAPYLSAERIEKRYNDTQVLTDINLSVMKGEMICFLGPSGCGKTTLLRIIAGLETQNAGHIMQDGRDISRLPPQLRDYGIVFQSYALFPNLTVYDNVAYGLVNRKMKRDAIHERVHTLLALVGLPDSHRKHPGQLSGGQQQRIALARALATSPGLLLLDEPLSALDARVRVRLRQEIRALQQRLGVTTIMVTHDQEEALSMADRIVVMNHGVIEQIGTPLEIYRQPASPFVADFIGRVNTIPAEVAQDGTLRAGAVGLDCRHGTARPAQGAAVSVYVRPEDLRIRVPGETADNVLAGRVEKLEFLGAFCRVSFRIDGLDGQEIVADLSYHDVDRTGVQAGARIDLALDREHVRVFPSAKERLQ; this is encoded by the coding sequence ATGGCACCTTATCTGAGCGCAGAACGCATCGAGAAGCGGTACAACGACACGCAGGTCCTGACCGACATCAACCTGAGCGTGATGAAGGGCGAAATGATCTGCTTCCTGGGGCCGTCCGGCTGCGGGAAGACCACGCTGCTGCGGATCATCGCGGGGCTCGAGACGCAGAACGCCGGCCACATCATGCAGGACGGCCGCGACATCTCGCGGCTGCCGCCGCAACTGCGCGACTACGGGATCGTGTTCCAGTCGTACGCGCTGTTCCCCAACCTCACGGTGTACGACAACGTCGCGTACGGGCTCGTGAACCGCAAGATGAAGCGCGACGCGATCCACGAGCGCGTGCACACGCTGCTCGCGCTGGTCGGCCTGCCCGACAGCCATCGCAAGCATCCGGGCCAGTTGTCCGGCGGCCAGCAGCAGCGCATCGCACTGGCACGCGCGCTCGCCACCTCCCCCGGCCTGCTGCTGCTCGACGAGCCGCTGTCGGCGCTCGACGCGCGGGTGCGCGTGCGGTTGCGCCAGGAGATTCGCGCGCTGCAGCAGCGGCTCGGCGTGACGACGATCATGGTCACGCACGACCAGGAAGAAGCGCTGTCGATGGCCGACCGCATCGTCGTGATGAACCACGGCGTGATCGAGCAGATCGGCACGCCGCTCGAAATCTACCGGCAGCCGGCGTCGCCGTTCGTCGCGGACTTCATCGGCCGCGTGAACACGATTCCCGCCGAAGTCGCGCAGGACGGCACGCTGCGCGCGGGCGCGGTCGGCCTCGACTGCCGTCATGGCACGGCACGCCCCGCGCAAGGCGCGGCGGTGTCGGTGTACGTGCGGCCGGAAGACCTGCGCATCCGCGTACCGGGCGAGACGGCCGACAACGTGCTGGCCGGCCGCGTCGAGAAGCTCGAATTCCTCGGTGCGTTCTGCCGCGTGAGCTTCCGGATCGACGGGCTCGACGGCCAGGAGATCGTCGCCGACCTGTCGTATCACGACGTCGACCGCACCGGCGTGCAGGCCGGCGCGCGCATCGACCTCGCGCTCGATCGCGAGCATGTCCGCGTGTTCCCGAGCGCGAAGGAGCGACTGCAATGA
- a CDS encoding putative 2-aminoethylphosphonate ABC transporter permease subunit: MSTVLTERRRGASAPADVRQITHWHDRIAQLALLAMAALMSMFLLLPLALVVQKCFVDADGRFVGAHNFVEYLEDSGVLRSMLHSLTVGALVTSIVVPMAFTFAYALTRSCMPFKNAARTVALLPLLAPTLLSAVSFIYWFGNAGLLKPLLHGHSIYGLPGIVLSMVYASFPHVLMILVTALSLADGRLYEAADAMGTRRIRKFFTITLPGAKYGLISATMVAFTMCINDFGVPVVIGGSYNVLSTDIYKLIIGLQDFNRSAVVSLMLLCPALVAFGVDFFIRRRQQSQLGARSTPYQPKPSRGFDAAMLAYCGIVCAFFIAVVGISVFASFVKFWPYQMSLGLQHYKMGLIGAGIFDAYKNSLRMAATVALGGTIVVFGGAYLIEKTRGARWLRGFIALCAILPMGVPGLVLGISYIFLFNAPGNPLNGLYGSLWLLAIVTVVHYYASSHLTAVTALRQIDSEFEAVSASLKVPFYKTFLRVTVPVCLPAILLIARYLFVNGMTTVSAVAFLYSPDTQPASVAILNLDDAGQMGPAAAMATLVLATSSFACVLFACISHRLLRRTQAWRNPHRH; the protein is encoded by the coding sequence ATGAGCACCGTCCTGACCGAGCGCCGCCGCGGCGCCTCCGCCCCCGCCGACGTGCGGCAGATCACGCACTGGCACGACCGCATCGCGCAGCTCGCGCTGCTGGCGATGGCCGCGCTGATGTCGATGTTCCTGCTGCTGCCGCTCGCGCTCGTCGTGCAGAAATGCTTCGTCGATGCGGACGGACGCTTCGTCGGCGCGCACAACTTCGTCGAGTATCTCGAGGACAGCGGCGTGCTGCGCTCGATGCTGCATTCGCTGACGGTCGGCGCACTCGTCACGTCGATCGTCGTGCCGATGGCGTTCACGTTCGCGTATGCGCTGACCCGCTCGTGCATGCCGTTCAAGAACGCCGCGCGTACCGTCGCGCTGCTGCCGCTGCTCGCGCCGACGCTGTTGTCCGCGGTGTCGTTCATCTACTGGTTCGGCAACGCGGGGCTGTTGAAGCCGCTGCTGCACGGCCATTCGATCTACGGGCTGCCGGGCATCGTGCTGAGCATGGTGTACGCGTCGTTCCCGCACGTGCTGATGATCCTCGTTACCGCGCTGTCGCTTGCCGACGGCCGGCTCTACGAGGCCGCCGACGCGATGGGCACGCGCCGCATCCGCAAGTTCTTCACGATCACGCTGCCGGGTGCGAAGTACGGGCTGATCAGCGCGACGATGGTGGCGTTCACGATGTGCATCAACGACTTCGGCGTGCCGGTCGTGATCGGCGGTTCGTACAACGTGCTGTCGACCGACATCTACAAGCTGATCATCGGCCTGCAGGACTTCAACCGCAGCGCGGTCGTGAGCCTGATGCTGCTGTGCCCGGCGCTGGTCGCGTTCGGCGTCGACTTCTTCATCCGCCGCCGCCAGCAGTCGCAACTCGGCGCACGCTCGACGCCATACCAGCCGAAGCCGTCGCGCGGCTTCGACGCCGCGATGCTCGCGTACTGCGGCATCGTGTGCGCGTTCTTCATCGCGGTGGTCGGCATCTCGGTGTTTGCGTCGTTCGTGAAGTTCTGGCCGTACCAGATGAGCCTCGGGCTGCAGCACTACAAGATGGGGCTGATCGGCGCCGGCATCTTCGACGCGTACAAGAACAGCCTGCGGATGGCCGCGACCGTGGCGCTCGGCGGCACGATCGTCGTGTTCGGCGGCGCATACCTGATCGAGAAGACGCGCGGCGCGCGCTGGCTGCGCGGCTTCATCGCGCTCTGCGCGATCCTGCCGATGGGCGTGCCGGGGCTCGTGCTCGGCATCAGCTACATCTTCCTGTTCAACGCGCCCGGCAACCCGCTGAACGGACTGTACGGCTCGCTGTGGCTGCTCGCGATCGTCACGGTGGTGCACTACTACGCATCGAGCCACCTGACCGCCGTCACCGCGCTCAGGCAGATCGACAGCGAGTTCGAGGCCGTATCCGCGTCGCTGAAGGTGCCGTTCTACAAGACCTTCCTGCGCGTGACCGTGCCCGTGTGCCTGCCCGCGATCCTGCTGATCGCACGCTACCTGTTCGTCAACGGGATGACGACGGTCTCGGCCGTCGCGTTCCTCTACTCGCCCGACACGCAGCCCGCCTCGGTCGCGATCCTGAACCTCGACGACGCGGGCCAGATGGGTCCGGCCGCCGCGATGGCCACGCTCGTGCTCGCGACGTCGTCGTTCGCCTGCGTGCTGTTCGCGTGCATCTCGCATCGACTGTTGCGCCGCACGCAGGCCTGGCGCAACCCGCATCGCCACTGA
- a CDS encoding 2-aminoethylphosphonate--pyruvate transaminase yields MTLAAQPILLTPGPLTTSDTTRDAMLRDWGSWDSDFNAITARLRERLLQIVHGEGTHECVPLQGSGTFSVEAAIGTLVPRDGHVLVPNNGAYCQRIAKICRVLGRQLTTIDYSEDRRVDPADVERALAADPTITHVALVHCETGAGVLNPLHDIAQVVAKHGRALIVDAMSSFGAIDIDARTTPFDAVIAASGKCLEGVPGLGFVIAKRSTLERCEGNSHSLAMDLYDQWVYMQRTTQWRFTPPTHVVAALDAAVGQYVDEGGLAARGGRYQRNYRALIDGMLALGFRPFLDPAIQAPIIVTFHAPDDPNYDFKRFYQEVKKRGYILYPGKLTEVETFRVGCIGHFGEAGIPGAVAAIADTLRAMGVRRVSAEAAA; encoded by the coding sequence ATGACGCTCGCCGCCCAGCCCATCCTGCTCACCCCCGGCCCCCTGACGACCTCCGACACCACGCGCGACGCGATGCTGCGCGACTGGGGATCGTGGGACAGCGACTTCAACGCGATCACCGCGCGGCTGCGCGAACGCCTGCTGCAGATCGTGCACGGCGAAGGCACGCACGAATGCGTCCCGCTGCAAGGCAGCGGCACGTTCTCGGTCGAAGCGGCCATCGGCACGCTCGTGCCGCGCGACGGCCACGTGCTCGTGCCGAACAACGGCGCGTACTGCCAGCGCATCGCGAAGATCTGCCGCGTGCTCGGCCGCCAGCTGACGACGATCGACTACAGCGAGGATCGCCGCGTCGATCCGGCCGACGTCGAACGCGCGCTCGCCGCCGATCCGACCATCACGCACGTCGCGCTCGTGCACTGCGAAACCGGTGCCGGCGTGCTGAACCCGCTGCATGACATCGCACAGGTCGTCGCGAAGCACGGCCGTGCGCTGATCGTCGATGCGATGAGCTCGTTCGGCGCGATCGACATCGACGCGCGCACGACGCCGTTCGACGCGGTGATCGCCGCATCCGGCAAATGCCTCGAAGGCGTACCGGGGCTCGGCTTCGTGATCGCGAAGCGCAGCACGCTCGAACGCTGCGAAGGCAACAGCCACTCGCTCGCGATGGACCTGTACGACCAGTGGGTCTACATGCAGCGCACGACGCAGTGGCGCTTCACGCCGCCGACGCACGTGGTCGCGGCGCTCGACGCCGCCGTCGGGCAATACGTCGACGAGGGCGGGCTCGCTGCTCGCGGCGGCCGCTACCAGCGCAACTATCGCGCGCTGATCGACGGGATGCTCGCGCTCGGCTTCCGGCCGTTCCTCGATCCGGCGATCCAGGCGCCGATCATCGTCACGTTCCATGCACCGGACGATCCGAACTACGACTTCAAGCGGTTCTACCAGGAGGTCAAGAAGCGCGGCTACATCCTGTATCCGGGCAAGCTGACCGAGGTCGAGACGTTCCGGGTCGGCTGCATCGGCCACTTCGGCGAAGCCGGCATCCCGGGCGCCGTCGCCGCGATCGCCGACACGCTGCGCGCGATGGGTGTGCGCCGCGTGTCGGCCGAAGCGGCAGCGTGA
- a CDS encoding FAD-dependent oxidoreductase: protein MRPFWIEQALFNDGDLAPALQGETRADVCIVGGGFTGLWTAIQAKQQNPALDIAIVEADLCGAGASGRNGGCLLTWSAKFLTLRRLFGEAEAIRLVKASEAAVQHIADFCRAHDIDAELRLDGTLYTATSRAQVGTLAPVLDALAACGIRSYEPLPPAEVARRSGSARNLDGVYSPIAATVHPGKLVRGLRRVALAMGIRIYERTPMLDFTPGQPAVVRTPSGSVSAGKLVFAINAWMASRFPQFERTIAVVSSDMVITEKCPELLEKTGLVDGVSVLDSRIFVYYYRTTADGRLMLGKGGNTFSWRSRIAPVFDRRSPYEAQLTQSLREFFPSLAGVPVTASWNGPSDRSVTGFPFFGRLDDAPNVFYGFGYSGNGVGPTYMGGQILSSLVLGLDNAWTRSPIVRGPLGAFPPEPIRYVGAHVVRNAIRRKERAEDESRQPAVVDTWLAKFASAAGKADKA from the coding sequence ATGCGACCCTTCTGGATCGAACAAGCGCTGTTCAACGACGGCGATCTCGCCCCCGCGCTGCAAGGCGAAACGCGGGCCGACGTGTGCATCGTCGGCGGCGGTTTCACCGGGCTCTGGACGGCAATCCAGGCGAAGCAGCAGAACCCCGCGCTCGACATCGCGATCGTCGAGGCCGACCTGTGCGGCGCCGGCGCGAGCGGTCGCAACGGCGGTTGCCTGCTCACGTGGTCCGCAAAATTCCTGACGCTGCGGCGGCTGTTCGGCGAAGCCGAGGCGATCCGGCTCGTGAAGGCATCCGAAGCGGCCGTGCAGCACATCGCCGATTTCTGCCGCGCGCACGACATCGATGCCGAGCTGCGGCTCGACGGCACGCTGTACACCGCGACGTCACGCGCGCAGGTCGGCACGCTCGCGCCGGTACTCGACGCACTCGCCGCGTGCGGCATCCGCAGCTACGAGCCGCTGCCGCCCGCCGAAGTCGCGCGCCGCTCGGGGTCCGCTCGCAATCTCGACGGCGTCTACTCGCCGATCGCCGCGACCGTGCATCCCGGCAAGCTCGTGCGCGGGCTGCGCCGCGTCGCGCTCGCGATGGGCATCCGGATCTACGAACGCACGCCGATGCTCGACTTCACGCCCGGGCAACCGGCCGTCGTGCGCACGCCGTCCGGCAGCGTGAGCGCGGGCAAGCTCGTGTTCGCGATCAATGCGTGGATGGCGAGCCGCTTCCCGCAGTTCGAGCGCACGATCGCGGTCGTGTCGAGCGACATGGTCATCACCGAGAAATGCCCGGAACTGCTCGAGAAAACCGGGCTCGTGGATGGCGTATCCGTGCTCGATTCGCGGATCTTCGTCTACTACTACCGCACCACCGCGGACGGGCGGCTGATGCTCGGCAAGGGCGGCAACACGTTCTCGTGGCGTAGCCGCATCGCGCCCGTGTTCGACCGGCGCTCGCCGTACGAGGCGCAGCTCACGCAAAGCCTGCGCGAGTTCTTTCCGTCGCTCGCAGGCGTGCCGGTCACGGCGAGCTGGAACGGGCCGTCGGATCGCTCGGTCACCGGCTTCCCGTTCTTCGGCCGCCTCGACGACGCGCCGAACGTGTTCTACGGTTTCGGCTACTCGGGTAACGGCGTGGGGCCGACCTACATGGGCGGGCAGATCCTGTCGTCGCTCGTGCTCGGTCTCGACAACGCGTGGACGCGCAGCCCGATCGTGCGCGGCCCGCTTGGGGCGTTCCCGCCGGAGCCGATCCGCTATGTCGGTGCGCACGTCGTGCGCAATGCGATCCGCCGCAAGGAGCGCGCGGAGGACGAAAGCCGGCAGCCGGCCGTTGTCGACACGTGGCTCGCGAAATTCGCGAGCGCGGCCGGGAAGGCAGACAAGGCGTGA
- a CDS encoding phosphonate utilization associated transcriptional regulator: MTAPNALSAIELLQSQSLAMIVQDMLERAIVSGEYAPGEKLNEVEIATKLNVSRGPVREAFRALEQAGLLRNEKNRGVTVRVVPLREAEEIYEVRAMLDESVARALAKRISPDTLKVLKGIIQSMKDAAKTHDVTRYTELNVQFHDAMVVGVGNTHLTDTYRRLVRQLGLLRQAAIEAEEDAIAVSAAEHDKIVQALAGGDGEQAVALVREHLSHGLERMRRTHEQGLPSTGKSTREKPVRA, translated from the coding sequence ATGACAGCCCCGAACGCGCTCAGCGCCATCGAACTCCTGCAAAGCCAGTCGCTCGCGATGATCGTCCAGGACATGCTCGAGCGCGCGATTGTCTCCGGCGAATACGCCCCTGGCGAGAAGCTCAACGAAGTCGAGATCGCGACCAAGCTGAACGTGTCGCGCGGCCCCGTGCGCGAAGCATTCCGTGCGCTCGAACAGGCCGGCCTGCTGCGCAACGAGAAGAATCGCGGCGTGACGGTGCGCGTCGTGCCGCTGCGCGAGGCCGAGGAGATCTACGAAGTGCGCGCGATGCTCGACGAGTCGGTCGCGCGCGCGCTCGCGAAGCGCATCTCGCCCGACACGCTGAAGGTGCTGAAGGGCATCATCCAGTCGATGAAGGACGCCGCGAAGACGCACGACGTCACGCGCTACACCGAGCTGAACGTGCAGTTCCACGACGCGATGGTCGTCGGCGTCGGCAATACGCACCTCACCGATACCTACCGCCGGCTCGTGCGCCAGCTCGGCCTGCTGCGCCAGGCCGCGATCGAGGCCGAGGAGGATGCGATCGCCGTGTCCGCCGCCGAGCACGACAAGATCGTACAGGCGCTCGCGGGCGGCGACGGGGAGCAGGCGGTGGCGCTCGTGCGCGAGCACCTCTCGCACGGTCTCGAGCGCATGCGTCGCACGCACGAGCAGGGGCTGCCCTCGACGGGCAAGTCGACGCGGGAAAAGCCCGTGCGCGCGTAA
- a CDS encoding phosphocholine-specific phospholipase C: MSSNNRRDFLRLAAQSAGAMAAYAGFPPAIRNALAMPAAYRTGTIRDVEHVVIFMQENRSFDHYFGGLRGVRGFNDPRPHLLPSGAPVWQQPPASVFTKNYHSRGLDSSAPYVLPFYLDPKQTTEFQPGTNHGWSSGHLSWNNGQWDQWVNQKQDVLTMGYLKRQDLTYHYALADAFTICDSYFCSAHADTAPNRIYLWTGTVDPRNIYGNPPNGPGIGERDDVNGYTWTTYAERLENAKISWKVYQGGTGIPGDPTDNYTDNSLMFFKRFQVKEGASGPLVDKGASDHTLAELKADVQANRLPQVSWIVSPYKYSEHPQASPTDGAFYINMVLEALTSNPEVWAKTVFILNYDENDGLFDHVVPPVPPVTSGVGGQGIVSSNLLSNLGDELLDLNKYPGEMSPLVPGADPGGIQPIGLGPRVPLIIISPWTKGGWVCSETFDHTSVLRFLEARFGVKEPNISAWRRSICGDLTSAFDFSARPDTRTVSFTVPQHIATAGQAYQVPAQQSMPAQEPGTRPARALPYELFVHSRVSGHDDSVSLDFANTGDAGAAFYVYDRRNPTTPPRRYAVSAHDRFVDTWNTSAARGDYHLAAYGPNGYLCEFQGNTRLAADGRHANAEARIGYDVRNRHVYLQLRNSGRATCRVTVDNAYSHKHARTYTLEPGERIEDHFELSSSHGWYDLTISATTLRGGDDKVVRRFAGHVETGRPSHSDPGPVKHTTA; this comes from the coding sequence ATGTCTTCGAACAATCGACGCGATTTCCTGCGCCTCGCCGCGCAGTCGGCCGGCGCGATGGCCGCCTACGCGGGCTTCCCGCCCGCGATCCGCAATGCGCTGGCGATGCCGGCCGCCTATCGCACGGGTACGATCCGCGACGTCGAACACGTCGTGATCTTCATGCAGGAAAACCGTTCGTTCGACCATTACTTCGGCGGGCTGCGCGGCGTGCGCGGCTTCAACGATCCGCGCCCGCACCTGCTGCCGAGCGGCGCACCGGTGTGGCAGCAGCCGCCGGCGTCGGTGTTCACGAAGAACTACCATTCGCGCGGCCTCGATTCGTCGGCGCCGTACGTGCTGCCGTTCTACCTCGATCCGAAGCAGACGACCGAATTCCAGCCGGGCACCAATCACGGCTGGAGCAGCGGCCACCTGTCCTGGAACAACGGCCAGTGGGACCAGTGGGTGAACCAGAAGCAGGACGTGCTGACGATGGGCTACCTGAAGCGCCAGGATCTCACGTACCACTACGCATTGGCCGACGCGTTCACGATCTGCGATTCGTACTTCTGCTCCGCGCACGCCGACACCGCGCCGAACCGCATCTACCTGTGGACCGGCACGGTCGACCCGCGCAACATCTACGGCAACCCGCCGAACGGCCCGGGCATCGGCGAGCGCGACGACGTGAACGGCTACACGTGGACGACCTACGCGGAACGCCTCGAAAACGCGAAGATCAGCTGGAAGGTGTACCAGGGCGGCACCGGCATCCCGGGCGACCCGACCGACAACTACACCGACAACTCGCTGATGTTCTTCAAGCGCTTCCAGGTGAAGGAAGGCGCGAGCGGCCCGCTGGTCGACAAGGGCGCATCGGACCACACGCTCGCCGAGCTGAAGGCCGACGTGCAGGCGAACCGGCTGCCGCAGGTGTCGTGGATCGTGTCGCCGTACAAGTACAGCGAGCACCCGCAGGCATCACCGACCGACGGCGCGTTCTACATCAACATGGTGCTCGAGGCGCTCACGTCGAACCCGGAAGTGTGGGCGAAGACGGTGTTCATCCTGAACTACGACGAAAACGACGGCCTGTTCGACCACGTCGTGCCGCCGGTGCCGCCGGTGACGAGCGGCGTGGGCGGCCAGGGCATCGTGTCGTCGAACCTGCTGTCGAATCTCGGCGACGAACTGCTCGACCTGAACAAGTACCCGGGCGAAATGAGCCCGCTCGTGCCGGGCGCGGACCCGGGCGGCATCCAGCCGATTGGCCTCGGGCCGCGCGTGCCGCTGATCATCATCTCGCCGTGGACGAAAGGCGGCTGGGTCTGCTCGGAGACGTTCGACCATACGTCGGTGCTGCGTTTCCTCGAAGCGCGTTTCGGCGTGAAGGAGCCGAACATCAGCGCATGGCGCCGGTCGATCTGCGGCGACCTCACGTCGGCATTCGACTTCTCCGCGCGCCCCGACACGCGCACGGTGAGCTTCACGGTGCCGCAGCACATCGCGACGGCCGGCCAGGCGTACCAGGTGCCCGCGCAGCAGTCGATGCCGGCGCAGGAGCCCGGCACGCGTCCGGCACGTGCGCTGCCGTACGAACTGTTCGTGCACAGCCGCGTGAGCGGGCACGACGACAGCGTGTCGCTCGACTTTGCGAACACCGGTGACGCAGGCGCGGCGTTCTACGTGTACGACCGCCGCAACCCGACGACGCCGCCGCGCCGCTATGCGGTGTCCGCGCACGACCGTTTCGTCGACACGTGGAACACGTCGGCCGCACGCGGCGACTACCATCTCGCGGCCTACGGCCCGAACGGCTATCTGTGCGAGTTCCAGGGCAACACGCGGCTCGCGGCGGACGGCCGCCACGCGAACGCCGAAGCGCGGATCGGCTACGACGTGCGCAACCGTCATGTGTACCTGCAACTGCGCAACAGCGGGCGCGCGACGTGCCGCGTGACGGTCGACAACGCATACAGCCACAAGCATGCGCGGACCTACACGCTGGAGCCGGGCGAGCGCATCGAGGATCACTTCGAGTTGTCGTCGAGCCACGGCTGGTACGATCTGACGATCAGCGCGACGACGCTGCGCGGCGGCGACGACAAGGTCGTGCGCCGCTTCGCGGGCCACGTCGAGACGGGCCGGCCGAGCCACAGCGATCCGGGGCCGGTGAAGCACACGACGGCCTGA
- a CDS encoding LysR family transcriptional regulator gives MFDQLKAFHATVRQGSITRAARHLGVSQPTIAAQIRQVEQVYGVELFYRSGRKLEVTDTGIELLPLVEKMIALEAQADIMLRNVGGLFEGHLRIGATGPYYIMDAVGRFSNAHPSIALTCRIGNSEEILQALQEFRIDLAVSSQRNDADGLERKVISTDPLVLVVHRNHPLARFDAIDPAQLADVRLLIREEGSVTRRCTETILETAGVAAVSVAEIGSREAIREAILHSVGGSLFPLGEAERHPDLRVIALRGVDTTIDEYVYYLKARRQSPAIDAFLACILPAGSDAAAADEAGRTARRANAR, from the coding sequence GTGTTCGATCAGCTGAAGGCGTTCCACGCGACCGTCCGGCAGGGCAGCATCACGCGCGCCGCGCGCCACCTGGGCGTGAGCCAGCCGACGATTGCCGCGCAGATCCGGCAGGTCGAGCAGGTGTACGGTGTCGAGCTGTTCTACCGCAGCGGCCGCAAGCTCGAGGTCACCGACACCGGCATCGAGCTGCTGCCGCTCGTCGAGAAGATGATCGCGCTCGAGGCGCAGGCCGACATCATGCTGCGCAATGTCGGCGGCCTGTTCGAAGGCCACCTGCGGATCGGTGCGACGGGGCCGTACTACATCATGGACGCGGTCGGCCGCTTCTCGAACGCGCATCCGTCGATCGCGCTCACGTGCCGGATCGGCAACTCCGAGGAAATCCTGCAGGCGCTGCAGGAATTCCGCATCGACCTCGCCGTCTCGTCGCAGCGCAACGATGCCGACGGCCTCGAACGCAAGGTGATCTCGACCGACCCGCTCGTGCTGGTCGTGCATCGCAACCATCCGCTCGCGCGTTTCGACGCGATCGATCCGGCGCAGCTCGCCGACGTGCGACTGCTGATTCGCGAAGAAGGCTCGGTCACGCGCCGCTGCACGGAGACGATTCTCGAAACGGCCGGTGTCGCCGCCGTCTCGGTGGCCGAGATCGGCAGCCGCGAAGCGATCCGCGAGGCGATCCTGCACAGCGTGGGCGGCAGCCTGTTTCCGCTCGGCGAGGCCGAACGTCATCCGGATTTGCGCGTGATCGCGCTGCGCGGCGTCGACACGACGATCGACGAATACGTGTACTACCTGAAAGCGCGCCGCCAGAGCCCGGCGATCGACGCGTTCCTCGCGTGCATCCTGCCGGCCGGCAGCGACGCGGCCGCGGCGGATGAAGCCGGACGAACGGCGCGGCGGGCGAACGCGCGCTGA